The following are encoded together in the Proteiniphilum saccharofermentans genome:
- a CDS encoding PIN domain-containing protein: MIHSVRFTAVLDTNVIYPVIIRDLLLWFAYYDMYTPKWSNHIFDEWKDVMHRKGVSPDESEKRTLNLNNAFPDALVTHYETLIDHLELPDEKDRHVLAAAIKTNAHVIVSNNIKDFPEDVLDRYGLKIKTPDDFLTDIIDLNTEIAVEAFKEMVLNKKNPELDEYEVLDCLRKNGLKDTADYLHALL; this comes from the coding sequence ATGATTCATAGCGTTCGATTTACGGCAGTCCTGGATACCAATGTGATTTATCCGGTAATTATCAGAGACCTTCTTCTCTGGTTTGCCTATTATGATATGTATACTCCAAAATGGAGTAATCATATTTTTGATGAATGGAAGGACGTGATGCATAGAAAAGGAGTTTCACCAGATGAATCAGAAAAACGTACACTCAACCTGAACAATGCCTTTCCCGATGCTTTGGTGACACATTACGAAACCCTTATTGATCATCTTGAATTGCCGGATGAAAAAGATAGGCATGTATTGGCCGCAGCTATCAAAACGAATGCACATGTAATTGTTTCAAACAATATAAAGGATTTTCCGGAAGATGTTCTGGATAGATATGGCCTGAAAATTAAAACACCCGATGATTTTCTGACGGATATCATTGACTTGAATACTGAAATTGCGGTTGAGGCTTTCAAAGAGATGGTGCTTAACAAAAAAAATCCTGAATTAGATGAATATGAAGTGTTGGACTGTTTAAGAAAAAACGGGCTGAAAGATACTGCCGACTACCTACATGCCCTTCTTTAA
- a CDS encoding excisionase family DNA-binding protein, giving the protein MVTTNEIRRPNKRERKLAQESYTSLISSIEQLKSDQAEIEIEETGERIILPVKALNLLGEILKAMSQGKPISIVPIATEVTTQKASEILGCSRPYLVKLLEEGKIEYTKVGKHRRIKYEDVIDYKKKMKEEQKKRLIEMMHADEDLGLYDS; this is encoded by the coding sequence ATGGTAACGACAAATGAGATAAGAAGACCTAATAAACGTGAGCGAAAATTAGCACAGGAGTCTTACACTTCTCTCATTTCCTCGATTGAACAGTTAAAATCGGACCAGGCCGAAATTGAAATTGAAGAGACCGGTGAGAGAATTATTCTTCCTGTAAAAGCATTGAATTTATTAGGCGAAATATTAAAGGCAATGAGTCAGGGTAAACCTATTTCAATAGTACCTATTGCAACGGAAGTAACAACTCAAAAAGCTTCAGAGATTTTGGGATGCTCAAGACCCTATCTCGTGAAATTACTAGAGGAGGGAAAAATTGAATATACAAAAGTAGGAAAACATCGTCGCATTAAATATGAGGATGTGATTGACTACAAAAAGAAAATGAAAGAGGAGCAAAAGAAACGGCTCATCGAGATGATGCATGCAGATGAAGATCTAGGGCTTTATGATTCATAG
- a CDS encoding NAD-dependent epimerase/dehydratase family protein, whose translation MNKLLFTGASGFLGVNLKPLLKESFDIKTLGLTDEDTYNVNIANNIPEFNEPFEVILHAAGKAHIVPKTEKEKKLFFDVNYEGTKNLCKALEKAHLPKAFIFVSTVAVYGLETGENITEEYPLNGDTPYALSKIEAEQFLTEWCSKNNVVLSIIRPSLIAGPNPPGNLGAMIKGIKTGRYLSIAGGKARKSVLMVHDIARLLPALIEKGGVYNVCDDSQPTFRELEVLIAQQSGKKLSQSIPYWLAKPMALVGDLLGQKAPINSLKLSKITESLTFSNEKAKRELNWQPLNVLNNFKIE comes from the coding sequence ATGAACAAATTATTATTTACAGGAGCTTCCGGATTTTTGGGTGTAAATTTGAAACCTTTGTTGAAAGAGAGTTTCGATATAAAAACATTGGGGCTTACCGATGAGGATACTTACAACGTAAATATTGCCAACAATATTCCTGAATTTAACGAGCCGTTTGAAGTTATTTTACATGCTGCGGGTAAAGCGCATATAGTACCGAAAACGGAGAAGGAGAAAAAGTTGTTTTTTGATGTGAATTACGAGGGTACTAAAAATCTGTGTAAGGCTTTGGAGAAGGCACATTTACCAAAAGCATTTATTTTTGTCAGTACAGTAGCGGTCTATGGATTGGAAACCGGTGAAAACATAACGGAAGAGTATCCATTGAATGGCGATACCCCTTATGCGTTGAGTAAAATAGAGGCAGAACAGTTCCTTACTGAATGGTGCAGCAAAAATAACGTAGTACTGAGTATTATTAGGCCTTCCTTAATTGCAGGACCAAATCCTCCGGGAAATCTGGGAGCAATGATAAAAGGGATTAAAACCGGCAGATACCTATCCATTGCCGGAGGTAAAGCAAGAAAGAGCGTACTGATGGTTCACGATATTGCCCGTCTGCTTCCAGCTTTAATAGAGAAAGGTGGCGTTTACAACGTATGCGATGACTCACAACCTACTTTCAGAGAACTGGAAGTATTGATTGCCCAACAATCGGGGAAAAAGCTTTCTCAATCTATTCCATATTGGCTGGCAAAACCCATGGCTTTGGTGGGAGATCTGTTGGGACAGAAAGCTCCCATAAATTCTTTGAAATTATCTAAAATTACGGAATCACTAACATTCTCCAATGAAAAAGCAAAAAGGGAACTAAATTGGCAACCATTAAATGTATTGAATAATTTCAAAATCGAATAG
- a CDS encoding glycosyltransferase family 2 protein, whose translation MKISIITSTYNSAVTILDTLESVNAQTYPNVEHIIVDGASKDNTLELVTKYGKRVTTIISEPDKGIYDAMNKGIQAATGDVIGILNSDDFFADKDVIAKIANEFLENSELEAVYTNLYYVQQNDPSKIVRHWISGPFKKKSFFKGWHPPHPTLYLRKDVYDKYGLFNLNFPLAADFELMLRFFEKHNIKTKHLPITTIRMRLGGATSKNWENVRKQNFECMEAFRANGFKSPVLYPIYRLLPKLLQFLKK comes from the coding sequence ATGAAAATATCCATAATTACTTCTACATATAATAGTGCAGTAACTATTTTAGACACGCTCGAGAGTGTAAATGCTCAAACTTATCCAAATGTAGAACACATTATTGTGGACGGAGCAAGTAAGGACAACACTTTGGAACTGGTAACGAAATACGGAAAAAGAGTCACCACTATTATCTCCGAACCGGATAAAGGTATCTACGATGCCATGAATAAAGGCATACAAGCAGCAACGGGTGATGTTATCGGCATTCTTAATTCGGATGATTTTTTTGCAGATAAGGATGTAATTGCCAAAATTGCAAATGAATTTCTAGAGAATTCTGAATTGGAAGCTGTTTACACAAATCTTTACTATGTTCAGCAGAATGACCCTTCAAAAATTGTCAGGCATTGGATTTCAGGACCCTTTAAAAAGAAAAGTTTTTTTAAAGGATGGCATCCTCCGCATCCCACCTTGTATTTACGCAAAGATGTATATGATAAATACGGATTATTTAATTTAAATTTTCCTTTAGCTGCCGATTTTGAGCTAATGCTTCGTTTTTTTGAAAAACACAACATAAAAACAAAACACCTCCCTATCACAACGATAAGAATGAGGTTAGGAGGTGCAACCAGCAAAAACTGGGAAAATGTAAGAAAACAAAATTTTGAGTGTATGGAAGCTTTCAGGGCCAATGGATTTAAATCTCCTGTATTGTATCCTATTTATCGGCTATTACCAAAGTTACTTCAATTTCTAAAAAAATGA
- a CDS encoding right-handed parallel beta-helix repeat-containing protein, with translation MRKIFIFILIMISNSSLIYSQIYVSNAGNDSYNGSKDRPFKSIKKAMTTASNYRSGNQKEIKIILASGEYILDAPIEINPALWRGTNNLVVEGEKENMPVIKGSVSAGKFTKRAGNFWTLDLSTFLRNNKVAVQQIFVNGKRATLARTPNIDNLYTTLKTEEVKDKPNKKSNHTVYLTPEQWNTFSAAKNKKYILAAFNHQWNRTRAHIKNSSNTTKSIQLETSLFADWTKLGMASQFYFENDKSFLDAPGEWFIDDKNILYYVPRAGEVFSSTTVEIPLLGELLKIEGTTGNKVRNIAFKNISFQHTNRIMPAHGDMPAQAASPTSAAITLNFSENVSFDNCEIGNVSNNAIWIRKGCNNVKVINSYIHDLGVGGIKIGDIVPPANSKFETSNTIVENNIITRGGFELPTGIGVTVFHSGSNSISHNEISYFYYSGVSVGWVWGYRNSVAKNNKIIYNHIHHLGFSQLSDLGGIYTLGPSPGTEISNNVIHDVFSNDFRGWGIYLDEGSSDILIENNLVYNCKSAGFHQHYGKNNIVRNNIFANQVNSQLEVSRKEEHNSFTFTNNIVYFTTGKLSDRTGWDIANFIADKNIYWNPRQQDVKFYNSSITQWKNKNKKDIHSYVMDPLFRNPEAKDFTFKSTTNISKINFKPFDYRKAGVTDSNNWKKADL, from the coding sequence ATGAGAAAAATATTCATTTTTATACTTATCATGATAAGTAATAGTTCATTAATTTACAGTCAAATCTACGTTTCAAATGCCGGTAATGATAGTTATAATGGTAGCAAAGATCGCCCGTTTAAAAGCATAAAAAAGGCAATGACAACTGCCTCAAATTACCGAAGCGGCAATCAGAAAGAGATTAAAATAATATTAGCAAGTGGGGAATACATTCTTGATGCACCCATAGAAATAAATCCCGCTCTTTGGCGGGGAACTAATAACTTGGTTGTTGAAGGCGAAAAAGAGAATATGCCTGTTATTAAAGGGAGTGTTTCCGCGGGGAAATTCACAAAACGCGCCGGTAATTTTTGGACCTTAGACCTCTCAACTTTTTTAAGGAATAACAAAGTTGCCGTGCAGCAAATTTTTGTAAATGGAAAAAGAGCTACGCTTGCCCGAACACCCAATATTGATAATCTTTATACTACATTAAAGACAGAAGAAGTAAAAGATAAACCCAATAAAAAATCGAACCACACCGTTTATTTGACTCCCGAACAATGGAACACGTTCAGTGCTGCAAAGAATAAGAAATATATTTTGGCAGCATTTAATCATCAGTGGAACAGAACACGTGCACATATAAAAAACTCATCCAACACAACAAAATCAATTCAATTGGAAACATCTCTCTTTGCCGATTGGACTAAATTGGGCATGGCATCGCAGTTTTATTTTGAAAATGATAAGAGCTTTTTGGATGCTCCCGGAGAGTGGTTTATCGATGATAAAAACATATTATATTATGTACCTCGTGCCGGTGAAGTGTTTTCCAGTACAACCGTGGAAATTCCTTTGTTAGGCGAGTTGCTGAAAATAGAAGGAACGACCGGGAACAAGGTGAGGAACATCGCATTTAAAAATATTTCGTTTCAGCATACAAATCGCATAATGCCTGCTCATGGGGATATGCCCGCTCAAGCTGCCTCTCCTACTTCTGCTGCTATTACTCTTAATTTTTCTGAGAACGTAAGTTTTGATAACTGTGAAATTGGTAACGTGAGTAATAATGCTATTTGGATAAGAAAAGGATGCAATAATGTGAAAGTGATTAATTCTTATATACATGATTTAGGAGTTGGAGGTATTAAGATAGGGGATATTGTTCCACCCGCCAATAGTAAATTTGAAACGAGTAATACCATAGTGGAAAATAATATCATCACACGAGGAGGTTTTGAGCTCCCTACAGGGATAGGGGTGACCGTATTCCACTCTGGAAGCAACTCTATTTCGCATAATGAAATATCTTATTTTTACTATTCGGGAGTTTCTGTTGGTTGGGTATGGGGATATAGAAACAGTGTAGCAAAAAATAATAAAATTATCTATAATCATATTCATCATCTGGGATTTTCACAATTAAGCGATTTGGGAGGAATTTATACTCTAGGTCCTTCGCCTGGAACTGAAATAAGTAATAATGTCATTCATGATGTTTTTTCGAATGATTTTCGGGGCTGGGGAATTTATTTGGATGAAGGCTCATCTGATATCTTAATTGAAAATAATTTGGTGTATAATTGTAAAAGTGCCGGTTTTCACCAGCATTACGGGAAAAACAACATCGTCAGGAATAATATTTTTGCCAATCAAGTAAACAGTCAGTTAGAGGTTTCCCGAAAAGAGGAACATAATTCTTTCACGTTTACGAATAATATTGTTTATTTTACTACCGGAAAGTTATCCGATAGAACAGGATGGGATATTGCTAATTTTATCGCGGATAAGAATATCTATTGGAATCCACGTCAACAAGATGTTAAGTTTTATAATAGCTCCATCACTCAATGGAAGAATAAGAATAAAAAAGATATTCATTCTTATGTTATGGATCCTCTCTTTCGGAATCCTGAAGCCAAAGATTTTACGTTTAAGAGTACAACAAATATTAGTAAAATAAATTTTAAGCCTTTTGATTATCGAAAAGCGGGTGTGACTGATTCTAATAATTGGAAGAAAGCTGATCTCTAA
- a CDS encoding glycosyltransferase gives MKTLLQINTVINSGSTGRIAEEIGIKAMEQGWDSYIAYGRNDKPSASHKMKIGNEWDMKWHGIATRLFDRHGFVSAKATKKLIEDIKLIQPDIIHLHNLHGYYLNIELLFNYLSRVNTPVVWTLHDCWAFTGHCTHFSYVDCNKWKVQCEKCPQKKEYPASYWIDNSYKNFLKKQKLFTSIKDMTIVPVSNWLAGVVNESFFSKYPIRVIYNGVDIEVFKPRNTVNLRKQYHLENKFVLLGVASVWSERKGLYDFIKLSRVLDKNERIILIGLNKQQIKLLPNNIIGIERTDDVLQLIEFYSLADVVLNLSFEETFGLTTVEGFACETPSIVYNCTASPELTSASTGFIVTQGDFSEIRRAIDTVKSNGKVVYQDACRERAVSFFNKEDRYEQYIQLYHQLLSKS, from the coding sequence ATGAAAACTTTATTACAAATAAATACAGTTATAAATTCCGGTTCCACAGGGCGGATTGCGGAAGAAATAGGTATAAAAGCCATGGAACAAGGCTGGGATAGCTATATCGCCTACGGAAGAAATGACAAGCCCAGCGCTTCACATAAAATGAAAATAGGTAACGAGTGGGATATGAAATGGCACGGGATTGCAACGCGCTTGTTTGACCGGCACGGATTTGTCTCGGCAAAAGCCACAAAAAAACTAATAGAAGATATAAAACTCATACAACCCGATATTATTCACTTGCATAACCTGCATGGCTATTATTTGAATATTGAGTTACTTTTTAATTACCTTTCAAGGGTGAATACGCCCGTGGTGTGGACTTTGCACGATTGTTGGGCATTTACCGGGCATTGTACGCATTTCTCTTATGTTGATTGCAATAAATGGAAAGTCCAGTGTGAAAAATGTCCTCAAAAAAAAGAGTATCCGGCAAGTTATTGGATAGATAATTCGTATAAGAATTTCCTAAAAAAGCAAAAACTTTTCACCTCAATAAAAGATATGACCATTGTTCCGGTTTCTAATTGGCTGGCAGGAGTGGTAAATGAATCATTCTTTAGTAAATACCCCATTAGAGTAATATATAATGGAGTTGACATAGAGGTTTTTAAGCCTCGGAATACTGTTAATCTGCGTAAACAGTATCATCTTGAAAATAAGTTTGTTTTGTTAGGAGTTGCCAGTGTATGGTCGGAAAGAAAAGGATTGTATGATTTCATCAAATTAAGTAGAGTATTAGATAAAAATGAAAGAATTATTTTGATTGGTTTAAATAAACAACAAATTAAATTACTCCCTAATAATATTATAGGTATTGAAAGAACCGACGATGTTTTACAATTAATAGAATTTTATTCTTTGGCAGATGTTGTTTTAAATCTTTCTTTTGAAGAAACTTTTGGATTAACAACTGTAGAAGGGTTTGCTTGTGAAACACCCAGTATAGTGTATAATTGTACTGCAAGTCCGGAACTAACGTCTGCAAGTACGGGATTTATCGTAACTCAAGGTGATTTCAGCGAAATCAGGAGAGCAATTGACACCGTTAAGTCAAATGGCAAGGTCGTATATCAGGATGCTTGCAGAGAAAGAGCAGTAAGTTTTTTTAATAAAGAAGACAGATATGAGCAGTATATTCAACTCTATCACCAACTATTAAGTAAAAGTTAA
- a CDS encoding O-antigen polymerase, which translates to MNKLLIIVFSLLCAVLMFSAGQSVLHFSSRVYLSSLAIQVFSIIQIFNQRSIPFSLKKIFYLFSLFFFGISPVLQFYHRTALFGAREITENEYFYFNLLIFFILILFQLLYTQFQKLRLTKNDMRISRIFSIHGKPDIKQVLTLIAFSLLSFFLVFKANSFSFFSLLIRGGEMKELSSNSSTTTLIIFRFFQPISMMCLLYYISSKSKNFLVYFILTLLTLLTCFPLSMARFAAAAMYIPLMLLIFPFFKKKNVFSLVFILGLLVVFPFLNNFRYFGSSEFKYGFNFEMFTEGHFDSYQNFALIVFDNIITGGRQLLGVFFFWVPRSIWPAKPIGSGAFIADKMGFFFDNVSCNYFAEGYINFGFFGILLFIFLLAFFTAKMDKLYWKVISNDKNNFFKVIYFVLLGMLFFMLRGDLMSSFAYTVGFILAILIVNKIGSLKVK; encoded by the coding sequence ATGAATAAATTATTAATCATAGTTTTTTCGTTATTATGCGCTGTTCTGATGTTTAGTGCAGGACAATCGGTACTTCATTTTTCTTCTCGGGTATACTTGAGCAGTTTGGCTATTCAGGTTTTCTCCATAATTCAGATTTTTAATCAACGTAGCATTCCTTTCTCCTTGAAGAAAATATTTTATCTGTTTTCTCTTTTCTTTTTTGGTATTTCTCCTGTTTTGCAGTTCTATCATCGTACCGCTCTTTTTGGGGCGAGAGAAATAACTGAAAACGAATATTTTTATTTCAATTTGCTAATTTTTTTCATTCTGATACTATTTCAGTTACTTTACACTCAATTTCAAAAATTAAGACTTACCAAAAATGATATGAGAATTTCTCGTATTTTTTCCATTCATGGTAAACCCGATATAAAACAGGTATTAACACTCATTGCATTTTCTTTATTATCGTTTTTTCTTGTTTTTAAAGCAAATAGCTTTAGTTTTTTTAGCTTATTGATTAGAGGTGGTGAAATGAAAGAACTTTCTTCAAATTCATCCACGACGACACTAATAATCTTTCGTTTTTTTCAGCCCATATCCATGATGTGTTTACTCTACTATATATCGTCAAAATCTAAAAACTTTTTAGTCTATTTTATTTTAACGCTGCTTACCCTGCTCACATGTTTTCCGTTGAGTATGGCGCGCTTTGCAGCAGCAGCCATGTATATACCCTTAATGCTTCTTATTTTTCCCTTCTTTAAGAAAAAGAATGTATTTTCTCTTGTATTTATATTAGGTTTATTGGTAGTTTTTCCTTTTTTAAATAACTTCAGGTATTTTGGCAGCTCAGAATTTAAGTATGGATTCAACTTCGAAATGTTTACGGAAGGACATTTTGACAGTTACCAGAATTTTGCCTTAATAGTATTTGATAATATTATAACCGGGGGCCGCCAACTATTGGGGGTTTTCTTTTTTTGGGTTCCACGAAGTATCTGGCCTGCAAAACCTATTGGTTCCGGAGCTTTTATAGCTGATAAGATGGGGTTTTTCTTTGATAATGTTTCCTGCAACTATTTTGCCGAAGGATATATTAATTTTGGTTTTTTTGGAATATTACTTTTTATTTTTTTACTGGCTTTTTTTACCGCAAAAATGGATAAATTGTATTGGAAAGTGATTAGTAACGATAAAAACAACTTTTTCAAAGTAATTTACTTTGTATTATTGGGTATGTTATTTTTTATGCTTCGTGGAGATTTAATGAGTTCTTTTGCTTATACTGTAGGTTTTATACTTGCCATATTAATTGTTAATAAAATTGGGTCTTTAAAAGTAAAATGA
- a CDS encoding MATE family efflux transporter — protein MNWLPKINKSIIKYISLSYVNVGLNVLINLILINKTSAYDFGKISIGKTIFQSYDFTHLGIRNGFDRLFPQLEGKNVVGDIFSVGFISTFVVSLLFLIFWSIYKSDFFLFYSAFSVSGIIYSLTTLYRIYYRAQSDKKKFVSLSFYTILVPPLCELIGFLLFNVLGYVIAFFASYIFLLIFVQKKYAIKLNIKKKRFILIWKKIQKKGWLLFLSSLIAFFSTSADRFFIESYWGLEAVGRFSVIMFFFSVFRLFPVNYTEMIMNRLITTRSFKYASRHILFLFLFMLIIVVLAFLFLPFLIKTFMPNYKEDIELMRIVIWAVIPFSLRSVLFYYMHGIDKRKTLLFIDSISTILYFVGLIFTLKHTNSFEMIMFLKLAFYILSILLTFTFALMYSRQMQGEKILK, from the coding sequence ATGAATTGGCTACCCAAAATTAATAAAAGTATTATTAAATACATAAGCCTAAGTTATGTAAATGTAGGTCTCAATGTATTAATAAATTTAATTCTTATAAATAAAACTTCCGCATATGATTTTGGTAAAATATCAATCGGAAAAACAATTTTTCAATCTTATGATTTCACTCATTTAGGAATTCGCAATGGGTTCGACAGATTGTTTCCTCAGTTAGAAGGGAAAAATGTTGTTGGAGATATTTTTTCAGTAGGTTTCATAAGTACGTTTGTTGTTTCACTTTTATTTCTTATTTTTTGGAGCATCTATAAGTCTGACTTTTTTCTATTTTATTCAGCCTTTTCTGTTTCTGGAATCATTTATTCATTAACAACGTTGTATCGTATTTATTATAGAGCTCAATCCGACAAAAAAAAATTTGTATCTTTATCTTTTTATACTATTTTAGTTCCACCTTTATGTGAATTAATAGGTTTTCTATTATTTAATGTTTTAGGTTATGTGATTGCATTTTTTGCATCATATATTTTCTTACTAATCTTTGTTCAAAAAAAATATGCAATTAAACTAAATATTAAGAAAAAGAGATTTATACTTATTTGGAAAAAAATTCAGAAAAAAGGATGGCTCTTGTTTTTAAGTTCCTTAATCGCTTTCTTTTCGACATCCGCAGATCGTTTTTTTATTGAAAGTTATTGGGGGTTGGAAGCCGTTGGACGTTTTTCGGTTATTATGTTTTTCTTTTCAGTTTTTCGGTTGTTTCCTGTAAACTATACCGAAATGATTATGAATAGACTAATAACAACTCGTTCATTCAAATATGCTTCAAGGCATATTTTATTCTTATTTTTGTTCATGCTAATAATAGTCGTTTTAGCATTTCTTTTTCTTCCTTTTTTAATAAAGACATTTATGCCAAATTATAAAGAGGATATTGAATTAATGAGAATTGTTATTTGGGCAGTTATTCCTTTTTCTTTGCGTTCTGTTCTTTTTTATTATATGCATGGTATAGATAAGAGGAAAACGCTATTGTTTATTGATTCTATAAGTACTATATTGTATTTTGTCGGATTAATTTTTACTCTTAAACATACAAATTCTTTCGAAATGATTATGTTTTTAAAATTAGCATTTTATATTTTATCGATCCTCTTAACATTTACTTTTGCATTAATGTACAGTAGGCAAATGCAAGGTGAAAAAATACTAAAATAA
- a CDS encoding capsular polysaccharide export protein, LipB/KpsS family — protein MKYLILINNAPKMITYHKGLGDSLKRKGNSVIYAFADELPLLTYSMDFSKERIYIFSEYFKVNDKNPLIDNKYSKINWLKTYFSDYDRNRYYSGPTYDNKYYDSLLKNLINFFDTIFQNENIDFFIYEAISNSFAYVCYEVAKVNDIGYRGYIGSRIANRFELHTEEFGMTNRFEKIFKNSSFHAQTPEIKDFVESYLAKYLGNHIPSYLARKNKLTADYSLVKKYINNEKSLLLKGAFKFYKKTKSADFKYAYQSNNPIKYYYNLFKRNILKKIRTTIGNNIFEKPAKDEIYYLFPLHMKPEASTSVLARHYCDDLAVLRNIAFNLPIGEKLYIKEHFVNYGNLPLSFYHELKRIPNVRLIHSNEDTMQLIKNCKALITLTSTMGFEALLMYKKVIVFGNVFYKCHPNCIKLDSYENLFNILTELKQPPCDREVARNFVTAYYLCTSEGRTGFSNYEKEDIGRFAEPLIKAIEIYNHELATQN, from the coding sequence ATGAAATACCTGATTTTAATAAATAATGCTCCTAAAATGATTACTTATCATAAGGGACTAGGCGATAGCTTAAAAAGAAAAGGGAATTCTGTTATATATGCTTTTGCAGACGAGCTACCCTTATTAACTTATAGCATGGATTTTAGTAAAGAAAGAATATATATCTTTTCAGAGTATTTTAAAGTTAATGACAAGAACCCTCTTATTGATAATAAATATTCCAAAATAAATTGGTTGAAAACTTATTTTAGTGATTACGATAGGAATAGATATTACTCAGGTCCAACTTATGATAACAAATATTACGACTCCTTATTGAAAAATCTAATCAATTTTTTTGATACAATTTTTCAGAATGAGAATATTGATTTTTTTATATATGAAGCGATTTCAAATAGTTTTGCATACGTTTGTTATGAAGTAGCAAAAGTTAATGATATAGGTTATAGGGGATATATAGGTTCACGTATTGCAAATCGGTTTGAATTACACACCGAAGAATTTGGCATGACAAATCGGTTTGAGAAAATCTTTAAAAACAGTTCCTTTCATGCACAAACTCCAGAAATAAAAGATTTTGTTGAATCCTATTTAGCAAAATATTTAGGAAATCACATACCATCTTACTTAGCACGAAAGAATAAATTGACAGCGGATTATTCTCTCGTAAAAAAGTACATTAACAATGAAAAAAGCTTATTATTAAAAGGCGCTTTTAAATTTTATAAAAAAACAAAATCGGCTGATTTTAAGTATGCTTACCAATCTAACAATCCAATAAAGTATTATTATAATTTATTTAAAAGGAATATTTTAAAAAAAATAAGAACAACAATAGGAAACAATATATTTGAGAAGCCGGCAAAAGATGAAATTTACTATTTATTTCCATTACATATGAAGCCTGAAGCATCTACATCTGTTCTTGCAAGACATTATTGTGATGATTTAGCTGTACTTCGAAATATTGCATTCAACCTACCAATCGGTGAAAAATTATATATAAAAGAACATTTTGTAAATTATGGAAATCTTCCTCTTTCATTCTATCATGAACTAAAAAGGATACCTAATGTTCGGCTTATACACAGTAATGAGGATACAATGCAACTAATAAAAAATTGTAAAGCCCTTATTACACTTACCAGTACAATGGGTTTTGAGGCGTTGTTAATGTACAAAAAAGTTATTGTCTTTGGTAATGTTTTTTATAAATGTCATCCAAATTGTATCAAGTTGGATAGCTATGAAAATTTATTTAATATTTTAACAGAGTTGAAGCAACCTCCTTGTGATAGAGAGGTGGCAAGAAATTTTGTTACAGCTTATTATCTTTGTACAAGTGAGGGACGTACAGGTTTTTCTAATTATGAGAAAGAGGATATAGGCAGGTTCGCGGAACCACTTATTAAAGCTATTGAAATTTACAATCATGAATTGGCTACCCAAAATTAA